From a single Pelmatolapia mariae isolate MD_Pm_ZW linkage group LG20, Pm_UMD_F_2, whole genome shotgun sequence genomic region:
- the si:ch211-167b20.8 gene encoding protein phosphatase 1 regulatory subunit 3F isoform X1, with translation MSFLTIPSQEGLFKTIKTGRSGEDADSRSLMDAEDNQNDDDDDDDTEDVRFIPRCSPVPRKRGASIFDETAEYMRIHLALSAGKRVSFADTTGGDLVDVKEFVAFDSDDEDSIAKWDEEEAKYRKPEREPIYHVLPEFHAPMGNALLQAVRTNKVEVEQMSPAENDPLAFTGVIRVLNISFHKAVYVRSTMDNWATYFDHPAEYVPGSHDGETDKFSFKLSFAPPYTTHGSRIEFVVRYETSDGDYWANNSSMNYVVTLLLTYEDDSAHTNINTQEMKSILKPPKAYSMNNDSEDELEKEEEEAGTSETRPGLLRPTAVCPVIVKPEIDVEQIAAHPSGPFVPPNHELPSDDGTLSAHTVFPGEQFPSMSSETTHQTNSSFVLCASESVQPNKSQPLPRLHCELGNQTSEQRVDSSPSTPPPASHPFLQQDSKPRSDISQTGREEIPLEASCMCLPATETTTGEDGAGEKPASHPCLELPAERACTPSVTQGFERDVAVGMSEPVEGLSESSSRSAANHEASTPALLSPVAETQTSLKAEGEALPSSELPENTSVSTGVTEVSENVAQSVSALEEKEEATHISPDTSLENEPSTASGFSEPQSEHNRNRNLLPSVIFLSGVVSLSIVLQEPTALFLIGLIFILCRL, from the exons atgTCTTTTTTGACCATACCAAGCCAAGAGGGTCTTTTTAAAACGATAAAAACAGGCAGATCAGGCGAGGACGCAGATAGTAGGTCACTCATGGACGCCGAAGATAACCAgaatgatgacgatgatgatgatgacaccGAGGACGTCCGCTTCATCCCAAGATGCTCCCCGGTGCCCAGAAAGCGAGGTGCGTCAATTTTCGATGAGACCGCTGAGTATATGCGGATCCACTTGGCGCTGTCCGCCGGGAAGAGAGTGTCATTTGCCGACACAACAGGTGGGGATTTGGTGGATGTGAAGGAATTTGTTGCCTTTGATTCGGACGATGAAGActctattgcaaagtgggacgAAGAGGAGGCAAAGTATCGGAAGCCTGAGCGAGAGCCGATCTATCATGTGCTCCCAGAGTTTCATGCACCCATGGGTAATGCTCTGCTGCAGGCTGTGCGCACCAATAAAGTGGAGGTTGAGCAGATGTCTCCAGCTGAGAACGATCCTCTCGCCTTCACAGGGGTAATACGAGTGCTGAACATTTCCTTCCACAAAGCAGTTTATGTCAGATCGACAATGGACAATTGGGCCACTTACTTCGATCACCCAGCAGAGTATGTCCCGGGATCTCACGATGGAGAAACTGACAAGTTCTCCTTCAAGCTGTCTTTTGCGCCACCTTATACCACACATGGCTCTCGCATTGAGTTCGTTGTACGCTATGAAACCTCTGATGGTGATTACTGGGCTAATAACTCCTCTATGAACTATGTGGTAACTCTGCTCCTGACCTACGAAGATGATTCAGCTCATACAAACATCAACACACAGGAAATGAAAAGTATCCTGAAACCTCCAAAAGCTTACAG TATGAACAATGATTCAGAGGATGAACTGGAAAAGGAAGAAG AAGAAGCAGGGACCTCCGAGACTCGTCCGGGACTTCTCCGGCCTACGGCTGTGTGTCCCGTCATCGTAAAGCCGGAGATTGATGTAGAG CAGATCGCAGCTCACCCGTCTGGTCCCTTTGTCCCACCCAACCACGAGCTTCCATCTGACGATGGCACGCTGTCCGCTCACACTGTATTCCCAGGTGAACAGTTTCCTTCTATGTCTTCCGAAACCACACATCAAACTAATTCATCCTTTGTACTCTGTGCCAGCGAATCAGTACAGCCAAATAAGTCACAGCCTTTACCCAGACTCCACTGTGAATTAGGCAACCAGACGTCTGAGCAGCGCGTAGACAGTAGTCCCTCTACGCCGCCGCCTGCCTCACATCCTTTTCTGCAGCAAGACTCCAAACCCAGATCAGACATCTCCCAGACTGGCAGAGAGGAAATCCCTTTAGAAGCATCTTGCATGTGTCTTCCTGCCACAGAGACAACAACAGGAGAGGATGGAGCTGGAGAAAAACCAGCCAGTCATCCTTGCCTTGAACTCCCTGCTGAGCGTGCCTGTACTCCCAGTGTGACACAGGGCTTTGAGCGAGACGTTGCTGTGGGAATGAGTGAACCTGTTGAAGGATTATCAGAAAGTTCCAGCAGGTCTGCAGCAAATCATGAAGCCAGTACGCCTGCACTTTTGTCTCCAGTGGCTGAGACTCAGACATCTCTGAAAGCAGAAGGTGAAGCTCTACCATCATCCGAGCTTCCAGAGAACACCTCAGTGAGTACAGGTGTCACTGAGGTGAGTGAAAACGTAGCTCAGTCTGTCTCAGCCTTGGAAGAGAAGGAAGAAGCTACACATATTTCCCCCGATACGTCATTAGAGAATGAGCCAAGCACAGCGTCAGGGTTTTCCGAGCCCCAGTCTGAGCATAACAGAAACAGGAATCTTCTGCCATCTGTCATATTTCTGAGTGGAGTTGTCTCCCTCTCGATAGTGTTGCAGGAACCCACTGCCCTCTTCCTAATTGGACTAATTTTCATTTTGTGCCGTTTGTGA
- the tspy gene encoding testis specific protein Y-linked isoform X1: protein MSEVTDCKQSADSASRKRCPSPDKDEGSLIPSKSAKLSDQPDETRVTSESCKDSEAESKEAAGSEGQSKDGKEEQAAVKADQGSESTGGTSSQPVNSSSADSHHTSSSTDKPQESAHAKDKAEKTAETVRRPTAPLDKSDSAAIAAAEALASLTGGDGEDSQETPCSSEKAKQVKQGSKFKQRGGHQSSKVGSKTQAAAADSSTSVHSTDREDTDDVPEADEGDESVSGSSSTPSSSFPSDNEENDDGECAIVSVKMAPELRQSVALLAQVQMRLEALEKKSARLHQRLELKISRQRRPHLDQRSSITKTIPGFWVTALLNHPHLSAHIDETDEDALSYMTDLEIESFKNNKLGYRIRFHFRRNPYFQNNIIMKELHLGMGGSPMSFSNPILWHRGHNLTAHSEPRKSSRGVYETFFSWFSDHSNPGQDDVAQILKDDLYRDPLRYYLTPLWEPRENGSSGTGARAADNGNGDECVVISDSDDEPGEEAGEAEQGNSRDEEEEEEEGEEEEEEERGQSADESPGEEEDGGEIVIDGSDDSDQEEEEEEGA, encoded by the exons atgaGTGAAGTGACGGACTGCAAACAGTCCGCTGACTCTGCATCGAGGAAACGGTGTCCATCACCCGATAAGGATGAAGGCAGCCTGATTCCCAGCAAGTCCGCAAAACTTAGTGACCAGCCAGATGAAACGAGGGTTACTTCTGAAAGTTGCAAAGACAGTGAAGCCGAGAGTAAAGAAGCAGCCGGGAGCGAGGGCCAGTCGAAAGATGGCAAAGAGGAACAAGCCGCTGTGAAAGCAGATCAGGGTTCAGAGAGCACTGGTGGCACCAGTTCACAGCCTGTCAACAGCTCCAGCGCTGACAGCCACCACACCAGCAGTAGCACCGACAAGCCGCAGGAGTCGGCTCATGCAAaagacaaagcagagaaaacagcagaaacagtGCGGCGTCCCACAGCTCCTCTGGACAAATCCGACTCAGCTGCCATAGCAGCTGCTGAAGCGCTGGCCAGTCTCACAGGGGGGGACGGAGAAGACAGTCAAGAGACTCCTTGTTCATCTGAAAAGGCCAAGCAGGTGAAACAAGGGAGTAAATTTAAACAGCGCGGGGGACACCAGTCCTCAAAAGTTGGCTCCAAAACACAAGCAGCGGCAGCAGATAGCTCCACATCTGTGCATAGTACTGACAGAGAGGATACAGATGATGTGCCTGAAGCAGATGAGGGCGATGAATCGGTATCTGGCTCTTCCTCCACACCGAGCTCCTCTTTCCCATCAGACAATGAGGAAAACGATGATGGCGAATGTGCCATTGTGTCTGTAAAGATGGCTCCAGAGTTGAGGCAGTCGGTGGCTCTCCTGGCACAAGTACAGATGAGGCTGGAAGCTCTTGAGAAGAAAAGTGCCCGGCTTCACCAGAGGCTAGAGTTGAAGATTAGTCGTCAGCGACGCCCGCATCTGGATCAGAGAAGTTCCATCACGAAAACGATCCCTGGGTTTTGGGTGACAGCT CTGTTGAACCATCCTCATCTCTCAGCTCACATTGATGAGACCGATGAAGACGCTCTTAGTTACATGACTGATCTTGAG ATTGAGTCTTTCAAGAATAACAAATTGGGCTACAGAATTCGCTTCCACTTCAGACGAAACCCTTACTTTCAGAACAACATCATCATGAAAGAGCTGCACCTTGGAATGGGAG GATCTCCCATGTCGTTCTCCAACCCCATTCTATGGCATCGTGGACACAACCTGACAGCCCACAGTGAACCCAGGAAGTCTTCACGTGGTGTTTATGAGACGTTTTTCAGCTGGTTCAGTGACCACAGCAACCCAGGACAAGATGATGTAGCACAG ATTCTTAAGGACGACCTGTACAGAGACCCTCTGAGATACTACCTCACTCCTCTCTGGGAACCGAGGGAGAACGGCAG TAGTGGCACGGGGGCTAGAGCGGCTGACAACGGCAATGGAGACGAGTGTGTTGTGATCTCTGACTCGGATGATGAACCCGGTGAGGAGGCTGGTGAGGCTGAACAAGGCAACAGTAgggatgaggaagaggaggaggaggaaggcgaagaagaagaagaggaggaaagagGGCAAAGTGCAG ATGAGAGCccaggggaggaggaggatggtgGAGAGATTGTGATCGACG
- the si:ch211-167b20.8 gene encoding uncharacterized protein si:ch211-167b20.8 isoform X2, protein MSFLTIPSQEGLFKTIKTGRSGEDADSRSLMDAEDNQNDDDDDDDTEDVRFIPRCSPVPRKRGASIFDETAEYMRIHLALSAGKRVSFADTTGGDLVDVKEFVAFDSDDEDSIAKWDEEEAKYRKPEREPIYHVLPEFHAPMGNALLQAVRTNKVEVEQMSPAENDPLAFTGVIRVLNISFHKAVYVRSTMDNWATYFDHPAEYVPGSHDGETDKFSFKLSFAPPYTTHGSRIEFVVRYETSDGDYWANNSSMNYVVTLLLTYEDDSAHTNINTQEMKSILKPPKAYSMNNDSEDELEKEEEEAGTSETRPGLLRPTAVCPVIVKPEIDVEIAAHPSGPFVPPNHELPSDDGTLSAHTVFPGEQFPSMSSETTHQTNSSFVLCASESVQPNKSQPLPRLHCELGNQTSEQRVDSSPSTPPPASHPFLQQDSKPRSDISQTGREEIPLEASCMCLPATETTTGEDGAGEKPASHPCLELPAERACTPSVTQGFERDVAVGMSEPVEGLSESSSRSAANHEASTPALLSPVAETQTSLKAEGEALPSSELPENTSVSTGVTEVSENVAQSVSALEEKEEATHISPDTSLENEPSTASGFSEPQSEHNRNRNLLPSVIFLSGVVSLSIVLQEPTALFLIGLIFILCRL, encoded by the exons atgTCTTTTTTGACCATACCAAGCCAAGAGGGTCTTTTTAAAACGATAAAAACAGGCAGATCAGGCGAGGACGCAGATAGTAGGTCACTCATGGACGCCGAAGATAACCAgaatgatgacgatgatgatgatgacaccGAGGACGTCCGCTTCATCCCAAGATGCTCCCCGGTGCCCAGAAAGCGAGGTGCGTCAATTTTCGATGAGACCGCTGAGTATATGCGGATCCACTTGGCGCTGTCCGCCGGGAAGAGAGTGTCATTTGCCGACACAACAGGTGGGGATTTGGTGGATGTGAAGGAATTTGTTGCCTTTGATTCGGACGATGAAGActctattgcaaagtgggacgAAGAGGAGGCAAAGTATCGGAAGCCTGAGCGAGAGCCGATCTATCATGTGCTCCCAGAGTTTCATGCACCCATGGGTAATGCTCTGCTGCAGGCTGTGCGCACCAATAAAGTGGAGGTTGAGCAGATGTCTCCAGCTGAGAACGATCCTCTCGCCTTCACAGGGGTAATACGAGTGCTGAACATTTCCTTCCACAAAGCAGTTTATGTCAGATCGACAATGGACAATTGGGCCACTTACTTCGATCACCCAGCAGAGTATGTCCCGGGATCTCACGATGGAGAAACTGACAAGTTCTCCTTCAAGCTGTCTTTTGCGCCACCTTATACCACACATGGCTCTCGCATTGAGTTCGTTGTACGCTATGAAACCTCTGATGGTGATTACTGGGCTAATAACTCCTCTATGAACTATGTGGTAACTCTGCTCCTGACCTACGAAGATGATTCAGCTCATACAAACATCAACACACAGGAAATGAAAAGTATCCTGAAACCTCCAAAAGCTTACAG TATGAACAATGATTCAGAGGATGAACTGGAAAAGGAAGAAG AAGAAGCAGGGACCTCCGAGACTCGTCCGGGACTTCTCCGGCCTACGGCTGTGTGTCCCGTCATCGTAAAGCCGGAGATTGATGTAGAG ATCGCAGCTCACCCGTCTGGTCCCTTTGTCCCACCCAACCACGAGCTTCCATCTGACGATGGCACGCTGTCCGCTCACACTGTATTCCCAGGTGAACAGTTTCCTTCTATGTCTTCCGAAACCACACATCAAACTAATTCATCCTTTGTACTCTGTGCCAGCGAATCAGTACAGCCAAATAAGTCACAGCCTTTACCCAGACTCCACTGTGAATTAGGCAACCAGACGTCTGAGCAGCGCGTAGACAGTAGTCCCTCTACGCCGCCGCCTGCCTCACATCCTTTTCTGCAGCAAGACTCCAAACCCAGATCAGACATCTCCCAGACTGGCAGAGAGGAAATCCCTTTAGAAGCATCTTGCATGTGTCTTCCTGCCACAGAGACAACAACAGGAGAGGATGGAGCTGGAGAAAAACCAGCCAGTCATCCTTGCCTTGAACTCCCTGCTGAGCGTGCCTGTACTCCCAGTGTGACACAGGGCTTTGAGCGAGACGTTGCTGTGGGAATGAGTGAACCTGTTGAAGGATTATCAGAAAGTTCCAGCAGGTCTGCAGCAAATCATGAAGCCAGTACGCCTGCACTTTTGTCTCCAGTGGCTGAGACTCAGACATCTCTGAAAGCAGAAGGTGAAGCTCTACCATCATCCGAGCTTCCAGAGAACACCTCAGTGAGTACAGGTGTCACTGAGGTGAGTGAAAACGTAGCTCAGTCTGTCTCAGCCTTGGAAGAGAAGGAAGAAGCTACACATATTTCCCCCGATACGTCATTAGAGAATGAGCCAAGCACAGCGTCAGGGTTTTCCGAGCCCCAGTCTGAGCATAACAGAAACAGGAATCTTCTGCCATCTGTCATATTTCTGAGTGGAGTTGTCTCCCTCTCGATAGTGTTGCAGGAACCCACTGCCCTCTTCCTAATTGGACTAATTTTCATTTTGTGCCGTTTGTGA
- the tspy gene encoding testis specific protein Y-linked isoform X2 has translation MSEVTDCKQSADSASRKRCPSPDKDEGSLIPSKSAKLSDQPDETRVTSESCKDSEAESKEAAGSEGQSKDGKEEQAAVKADQGSESTGGTSSQPVNSSSADSHHTSSSTDKPQESAHAKDKAEKTAETVRRPTAPLDKSDSAAIAAAEALASLTGGDGEDSQETPCSSEKAKQVKQGSKFKQRGGHQSSKVGSKTQAAAADSSTSVHSTDREDTDDVPEADEGDESVSGSSSTPSSSFPSDNEENDDGECAIVSVKMAPELRQSVALLAQVQMRLEALEKKSARLHQRLELKISRQRRPHLDQRSSITKTIPGFWVTALLNHPHLSAHIDETDEDALSYMTDLEIESFKNNKLGYRIRFHFRRNPYFQNNIIMKELHLGMGGSPMSFSNPILWHRGHNLTAHSEPRKSSRGVYETFFSWFSDHSNPGQDDVAQILKDDLYRDPLRYYLTPLWEPRENGSSGTGARAADNGNGDECVVISDSDDEPGEEAGEAEQGNSRDEEEEEEEGEEEEEEERGQSAGSDDSDQEEEEEEGA, from the exons atgaGTGAAGTGACGGACTGCAAACAGTCCGCTGACTCTGCATCGAGGAAACGGTGTCCATCACCCGATAAGGATGAAGGCAGCCTGATTCCCAGCAAGTCCGCAAAACTTAGTGACCAGCCAGATGAAACGAGGGTTACTTCTGAAAGTTGCAAAGACAGTGAAGCCGAGAGTAAAGAAGCAGCCGGGAGCGAGGGCCAGTCGAAAGATGGCAAAGAGGAACAAGCCGCTGTGAAAGCAGATCAGGGTTCAGAGAGCACTGGTGGCACCAGTTCACAGCCTGTCAACAGCTCCAGCGCTGACAGCCACCACACCAGCAGTAGCACCGACAAGCCGCAGGAGTCGGCTCATGCAAaagacaaagcagagaaaacagcagaaacagtGCGGCGTCCCACAGCTCCTCTGGACAAATCCGACTCAGCTGCCATAGCAGCTGCTGAAGCGCTGGCCAGTCTCACAGGGGGGGACGGAGAAGACAGTCAAGAGACTCCTTGTTCATCTGAAAAGGCCAAGCAGGTGAAACAAGGGAGTAAATTTAAACAGCGCGGGGGACACCAGTCCTCAAAAGTTGGCTCCAAAACACAAGCAGCGGCAGCAGATAGCTCCACATCTGTGCATAGTACTGACAGAGAGGATACAGATGATGTGCCTGAAGCAGATGAGGGCGATGAATCGGTATCTGGCTCTTCCTCCACACCGAGCTCCTCTTTCCCATCAGACAATGAGGAAAACGATGATGGCGAATGTGCCATTGTGTCTGTAAAGATGGCTCCAGAGTTGAGGCAGTCGGTGGCTCTCCTGGCACAAGTACAGATGAGGCTGGAAGCTCTTGAGAAGAAAAGTGCCCGGCTTCACCAGAGGCTAGAGTTGAAGATTAGTCGTCAGCGACGCCCGCATCTGGATCAGAGAAGTTCCATCACGAAAACGATCCCTGGGTTTTGGGTGACAGCT CTGTTGAACCATCCTCATCTCTCAGCTCACATTGATGAGACCGATGAAGACGCTCTTAGTTACATGACTGATCTTGAG ATTGAGTCTTTCAAGAATAACAAATTGGGCTACAGAATTCGCTTCCACTTCAGACGAAACCCTTACTTTCAGAACAACATCATCATGAAAGAGCTGCACCTTGGAATGGGAG GATCTCCCATGTCGTTCTCCAACCCCATTCTATGGCATCGTGGACACAACCTGACAGCCCACAGTGAACCCAGGAAGTCTTCACGTGGTGTTTATGAGACGTTTTTCAGCTGGTTCAGTGACCACAGCAACCCAGGACAAGATGATGTAGCACAG ATTCTTAAGGACGACCTGTACAGAGACCCTCTGAGATACTACCTCACTCCTCTCTGGGAACCGAGGGAGAACGGCAG TAGTGGCACGGGGGCTAGAGCGGCTGACAACGGCAATGGAGACGAGTGTGTTGTGATCTCTGACTCGGATGATGAACCCGGTGAGGAGGCTGGTGAGGCTGAACAAGGCAACAGTAgggatgaggaagaggaggaggaggaaggcgaagaagaagaagaggaggaaagagGGCAAAGTGCAG
- the si:ch211-167b20.8 gene encoding protein phosphatase 1 regulatory subunit 3A isoform X3 has product MSFLTIPSQEGLFKTIKTGRSGEDADSRSLMDAEDNQNDDDDDDDTEDVRFIPRCSPVPRKRGASIFDETAEYMRIHLALSAGKRVSFADTTGGDLVDVKEFVAFDSDDEDSIAKWDEEEAKYRKPEREPIYHVLPEFHAPMGNALLQAVRTNKVEVEQMSPAENDPLAFTGVIRVLNISFHKAVYVRSTMDNWATYFDHPAEYVPGSHDGETDKFSFKLSFAPPYTTHGSRIEFVVRYETSDGDYWANNSSMNYVVTLLLTYEDDSAHTNINTQEMKSILKPPKAYSMNNDSEDELEKEEEEAGTSETRPGLLRPTAVCPVIVKPEIDVELIEASATT; this is encoded by the exons atgTCTTTTTTGACCATACCAAGCCAAGAGGGTCTTTTTAAAACGATAAAAACAGGCAGATCAGGCGAGGACGCAGATAGTAGGTCACTCATGGACGCCGAAGATAACCAgaatgatgacgatgatgatgatgacaccGAGGACGTCCGCTTCATCCCAAGATGCTCCCCGGTGCCCAGAAAGCGAGGTGCGTCAATTTTCGATGAGACCGCTGAGTATATGCGGATCCACTTGGCGCTGTCCGCCGGGAAGAGAGTGTCATTTGCCGACACAACAGGTGGGGATTTGGTGGATGTGAAGGAATTTGTTGCCTTTGATTCGGACGATGAAGActctattgcaaagtgggacgAAGAGGAGGCAAAGTATCGGAAGCCTGAGCGAGAGCCGATCTATCATGTGCTCCCAGAGTTTCATGCACCCATGGGTAATGCTCTGCTGCAGGCTGTGCGCACCAATAAAGTGGAGGTTGAGCAGATGTCTCCAGCTGAGAACGATCCTCTCGCCTTCACAGGGGTAATACGAGTGCTGAACATTTCCTTCCACAAAGCAGTTTATGTCAGATCGACAATGGACAATTGGGCCACTTACTTCGATCACCCAGCAGAGTATGTCCCGGGATCTCACGATGGAGAAACTGACAAGTTCTCCTTCAAGCTGTCTTTTGCGCCACCTTATACCACACATGGCTCTCGCATTGAGTTCGTTGTACGCTATGAAACCTCTGATGGTGATTACTGGGCTAATAACTCCTCTATGAACTATGTGGTAACTCTGCTCCTGACCTACGAAGATGATTCAGCTCATACAAACATCAACACACAGGAAATGAAAAGTATCCTGAAACCTCCAAAAGCTTACAG TATGAACAATGATTCAGAGGATGAACTGGAAAAGGAAGAAG AAGAAGCAGGGACCTCCGAGACTCGTCCGGGACTTCTCCGGCCTACGGCTGTGTGTCCCGTCATCGTAAAGCCGGAGATTGATGTAGAG CTCATTGAAGCTTCAGCAACAACTTAG